The genomic region GGCTGGTGCGTGAAGCCGCCGCCAAAGGCGCACAGATCATCCTGATTCAGGAGCTGTTCGAGGCGCCGTACTTCTGTCAGAAGCCAAACCCGGACTATCTGCAACTGGCGACGACGGTGGAAGAAAACGTCGCGATCAAACATTTCCAGAAAATCGCCAAAGAGCTGCAAGTGGTGCTGCCAATCAGCTTCTACGAACTGGCCGGCCGTGCACGTTTCAACAGCATCGCGATCATCGATGCTGACGGCAGCAACCTCGGGATTTATCGTAAAAGCCACATCCCGGACGGCCCGGGTTATCACGAGAAGTATTACTTCAACCCGGGCGACACCGGTTTCAAAGTGTGGAACACCCGCTACGCGAAGATCGGCGTGGGCATCTGCTGGGATCAGTGGTTCCCGGAAGCCGCGCGCAGCATGGCCCTGCAAGGCGCGGAAATTCTGTTTTACCCAACCGCAATCGGCAGCGAGCCGCACGACAAGACCATCTCCTCGCGCGACCACTGGCAGCGCGTGCAACAGGGCCATGCCGGCGCCAACCTGATGCCGCTGATTGCCAGCAACCGCATCGGCAACGAAGAACAGGACGGCTACGACATCACGTTCTACGGTTCTTCGTTCATCGCCAACCAGTTCGGCGAAAAAGTGCAGGAGCTGAATAAAACCGAAGAAGGTATTCTTGTGCACACTTTCAACCTCGACGAGCTCGAACACATTCGCAGCGCGTGGGGTTCATTCCGTGACCGCCGTCCGAACCTGTACGGCGCGTTGAAAACCCTCGACGGTTCCCTGGAGTCCTGATCCCGATGACCACCTTGAAAAGTACCCCGCGCGCCGACGGCTTTCACATGCCGGCCGAGTGGGCGCCGCAAACGCAGACCTGGATGATCTGGCCCGAGCGCCCGGACAACTGGCGTCTGGGCGGCAAACCGGCGCAAGCCGCACACGCAGCGGTGGCCAAGGCCATTGCGCGTTTTGAACCGGTAACCGTGGCCGTGTCCGCCGGCCAATATGAAAACGCCCGTGCACGCCTCGACGTGCCGAATATCCGCGTGGTCGAGATGTCCAGCGATGACGCCTGGGTACGCGACAGCGGCCCGACTTTCGTCATCAACAACAGCGGCGAAGTGCGCGGTGTGAACTGGGACTTCAACGCCTGGGGCGGTTTCGACGGCGGTCTATATTCGCCGTGGAATCGCGACTCGCAGGTCGGCGGCAAGATCCTTGAGATCGAACGCAGCCCGCGTTATCGCACCGAAGGTTTTGTGCTCGAAGGTGGTTCGATCCACGTCGACGGCGAAGGCACACTGATCACCACCGAAGAATGCCTGCTCAACCGCAATCGCAACCCGCACCTGGGTCGCGAAGAAATCGAAGCGGTGCTCAGCGCCAATCTGGCTGTGGATAAAATCATCTGGCTGCCGGACGGTCTGTTCAACGACGAAACCGACGGCCATGTGGACAACTTCTGCTGCTACGTGCGTCCGGGCGAAGTGCTGCTGGCGTGGACCGACGATCCGCAGGATCCGAACTACCCGCGCTGCCAGGCGGCGATGAAAGTCCTGCAAAGCAGCACCGACGCCAAGGGTCGCCCGTTCACGGTGCACAAAATGCCGATTCCGGGGCCGCTCTACGCGACTGAAGAAGAGTGCGCCGGTGTCGATCCGGTGGACGGCACGCAAGAACGCAATCCGTCCGTGCGCCTGGCCGGTTCCTACGTGAACTTCCTGATCGTCAACGGCGGCATCATCGCGCCGAGCTTCGACGATCCAATGGATGCCCCGGCGAAAGAGATTCTGCAGAAGCTGTTCCCGCAGCACGAAGTGGTGATGGTGCCGGGCCGTGAACTGTTACTGGGTGGCGGGAATATCCACTGCCTTACCCAACAGCAACCCGCGCCGCACAAAGAGTGAGTTGAGTCGTAACAGCTTGAGTTGATTAACAAATCGGCCGAGCAATGATTAGCTCGCTATGCATGCACAGAAGCCCGCAGCCCGGTTGGACTGCGGGCTTCTTTGTATCCGCTTGTCGACAACAGCGAAACATTGGCATAGCTCTTGTATTCATCACCCGTGCACTAGGGAGGGGGGAGAACTTCAACAGTTCTGTCATAAACCTTGGATAACGTAGCCGCTCATGAACGGGGAGAGAGCGCTGAAATGAACGCCGAAGTGAACGTAGTCAGCGAGCGGACGTTGCATCCCATGGCCGTTAACGGCGAATCGCTCCAGATTGTCGCGCACTGGTTGAAGTCCAATGGAACGCGTCAGATCAGGCAACCTGATCCGCGCCGGATGATGATCGAGCGTTACCCCGCTGACCTGTTCAGCGAGGCCGAACTGGATGCGTTGTGGGCTGTGATGGAAGGATAAGAACAACAACAGGGATTGGTCAAAGCGCTGCCGGGATGGCGGCGCTTTTTTTATGCACGATTATTTTGTACGCACCCATTCAATGTGGGAGCGAGCCTGCTCGCGAATGCGGTGGATCAGTTAACAACGATGTCGACTGACCCGACGCTTTCGCGATCAGGCTCGCTCCCACAGGGATTTGTGTGAAATCAGAAACTGTAGGTGCCAGTCATCACCACGCTGCGCGGCGCACCCGGCTGGATTTGATACTGGCTGGTCGCCGACGCGTAATATTCGCGATCGGTGATGTTGTTCAGCGCCGCGCGCAAATCCCAATCCTTGAAGCGGTAGCCGAGCAGTGCATCCCAGCGGCCATAACCCGGCAACACGGTGGTGTTGGCGTTGTCGGCATAACGCTGGCCAACCAGAGTCAGACCGGTTTCGCCGTACCAGCCCATTTCCGGTTTCCAGGTCAGGAACAGGCTGCCGTTGTGCTTGGCGACGTTGTTGATGCGTTTGCCTTCCAGGCCGTTGTTGTCCTTCTCGATCTTCGCGTCCTGCATACCAACGCCACCGCGCATGTACCAGTTGCCGACGATGTTACCGGTGGCGGTCAACTCGATCCCGCGCGAACGTTGCAGGCCGGACATCACGGTCAGCGTCGGGTCATTCGGATCGCTGGTGCGGCGGTTGTAGAGCTCCAGGTCATAGATCGCCAGCGTGGTGCTCAAGCGGTCATCAAACCAGTCGCTCTTCACGCCGATCTCTTTCTGCTTGGTCAGTTCGGGGCTGAGGTCGTTGGTGTTGCCGGCCGCGCCTGGGGTGATGCCGATCAAGCCGCCGCCCACTGGTGAAAATGTTTTCGACCACGAAGCGTAGAACGAATGGTTCTGCAACGGCGTCCAGACCAGGCCCACACGTGGGCTGGTGCTGTGGCTGTCGCGATCTTCAGAAATGTTCCGCAGCTTGTTGGTCGACTCGATATCGAAGGTGTCGTAACGCAAACCACCCAGCAGTTGCCATTGATCGTTCAGGCGCAACTGATCCTGCACGTACACCGCGCGGCTTTCGACTTCGGTGTGGCTGCTGCTGGAGACTTGCATGCTGCCGGTGTGGCGCAGATCGCGATTCGGGCTGTAGAGGTCGAGCGACGGCACGGGCTGCGCGCCCGGGGTTCTGCCAGTGGCGGCGTTGTACAACTT from Pseudomonas tensinigenes harbors:
- the aguA gene encoding agmatine deiminase; its protein translation is MTTLKSTPRADGFHMPAEWAPQTQTWMIWPERPDNWRLGGKPAQAAHAAVAKAIARFEPVTVAVSAGQYENARARLDVPNIRVVEMSSDDAWVRDSGPTFVINNSGEVRGVNWDFNAWGGFDGGLYSPWNRDSQVGGKILEIERSPRYRTEGFVLEGGSIHVDGEGTLITTEECLLNRNRNPHLGREEIEAVLSANLAVDKIIWLPDGLFNDETDGHVDNFCCYVRPGEVLLAWTDDPQDPNYPRCQAAMKVLQSSTDAKGRPFTVHKMPIPGPLYATEEECAGVDPVDGTQERNPSVRLAGSYVNFLIVNGGIIAPSFDDPMDAPAKEILQKLFPQHEVVMVPGRELLLGGGNIHCLTQQQPAPHKE
- the aguB gene encoding N-carbamoylputrescine amidase, translated to MSRIVTVAATQMACSWDLQANLEIAERLVREAAAKGAQIILIQELFEAPYFCQKPNPDYLQLATTVEENVAIKHFQKIAKELQVVLPISFYELAGRARFNSIAIIDADGSNLGIYRKSHIPDGPGYHEKYYFNPGDTGFKVWNTRYAKIGVGICWDQWFPEAARSMALQGAEILFYPTAIGSEPHDKTISSRDHWQRVQQGHAGANLMPLIASNRIGNEEQDGYDITFYGSSFIANQFGEKVQELNKTEEGILVHTFNLDELEHIRSAWGSFRDRRPNLYGALKTLDGSLES